The following proteins are co-located in the Streptomyces sp. DT2A-34 genome:
- a CDS encoding SapB/AmfS family lanthipeptide: MSLLELQGLTIESEAGHRPPGSRASKYCGGGGSRLSLLLC; the protein is encoded by the coding sequence ATGTCGCTCCTCGAACTGCAGGGCCTGACCATCGAGTCCGAGGCCGGTCACCGTCCGCCGGGCAGCCGGGCAAGCAAGTACTGCGGCGGCGGAGGCAGCCGCCTCAGCCTGCTGCTCTGCTAG
- a CDS encoding ABC transporter ATP-binding protein translates to MDRRAADRLLLTTVRRGGVWGGAQAAVSLLLAGVYVVLPAVMGRTVDAVLGRGDTTLWLTLSAAAVALLVVCDAADDYAGAVANARCTAWLRHTLLGHVLDLGASAGRRHTSGDLVARLVGNTARAGSAPSGMVWAVTDLVPPVGAVVALALIDPWLCLTFVAGLPLIALMVRAFVRDVSDLNDRYFATQGRIATRLVDALTGIRTITAAGTLTRETERVLQPLPELHRHGLGMWRAVARVSARDAAIVPLLEIAVLAVAGLGLAQGRITPGQMLAASGYVVLATGVSSLVASVNRLAFARATAGRIAEVLGEPTVAYGGARLPRGGGGRLEFRGVTVRTAEGNSALDGIDLDLPAGALSAVVGRSGAGKSLLAALAGRLADPDEGEIRLDGVPLRDVDRTELRHAVAYGFERPVLLGETFADAIGFGPRTPRGGEVRAGATAARADAFIRTMPEGYGTRLTGAPLSGGEYQRIGLARAFVQSAPSGRLLVLDDVTASLDTVTEHHISQALTGTGPLAGRSRLVVTHRASTAADAEVVVWLDAGRVRGVGTHRELWMEEGYRAVFRPEPGGDGEAGPEPARHRDVHPKPAPAPDRDAGVWDGGVW, encoded by the coding sequence GTGGACCGACGCGCGGCGGACCGTCTGCTGCTGACGACGGTCCGGCGAGGCGGTGTGTGGGGCGGGGCCCAGGCCGCCGTGTCCCTGCTGCTGGCAGGCGTCTACGTTGTTCTGCCCGCCGTCATGGGCCGCACGGTCGACGCCGTGCTCGGCCGCGGCGACACCACGCTGTGGCTGACCCTGTCCGCCGCCGCCGTCGCCCTGCTGGTGGTGTGCGACGCCGCGGACGACTACGCGGGAGCCGTGGCCAACGCCCGCTGCACGGCCTGGCTGCGGCACACCCTGCTCGGCCATGTCCTTGACCTGGGCGCTTCGGCCGGCCGCCGTCACACCTCCGGCGACCTGGTGGCCCGTCTGGTGGGCAACACCGCCCGGGCCGGCAGTGCCCCGTCAGGCATGGTGTGGGCAGTGACCGACCTGGTCCCCCCGGTCGGGGCCGTGGTGGCCCTGGCCCTCATCGACCCCTGGCTGTGCCTCACCTTCGTGGCCGGACTGCCGCTGATCGCCCTCATGGTGCGCGCCTTCGTCCGCGACGTCTCCGACCTCAACGACCGCTACTTCGCCACCCAGGGCCGCATCGCCACCCGCCTCGTCGACGCCCTCACCGGAATCCGCACCATCACGGCCGCCGGGACCTTGACCCGCGAGACCGAACGGGTACTGCAGCCGCTGCCCGAACTGCACCGCCACGGCCTGGGCATGTGGCGCGCGGTCGCCCGGGTCTCCGCACGGGACGCGGCGATCGTGCCCCTGCTGGAGATCGCCGTACTGGCCGTCGCCGGCCTGGGGCTCGCCCAAGGCCGCATCACACCCGGTCAGATGCTCGCCGCCAGCGGGTACGTGGTCCTGGCCACCGGCGTGAGTTCGCTGGTGGCCTCCGTGAACCGACTGGCCTTCGCACGCGCCACCGCCGGCCGGATCGCCGAGGTGCTGGGCGAGCCCACGGTCGCGTACGGCGGCGCACGCCTGCCCCGCGGGGGCGGCGGGCGGCTGGAGTTCCGCGGGGTCACGGTACGCACCGCCGAGGGCAACTCCGCGCTGGACGGCATCGACCTGGACCTGCCGGCGGGCGCGCTGAGCGCCGTCGTAGGACGCTCGGGAGCCGGCAAGTCCCTGCTGGCCGCGCTGGCCGGACGGCTGGCCGACCCCGACGAGGGCGAGATACGGCTCGACGGAGTGCCGCTGCGCGACGTGGACCGCACGGAGCTGCGGCACGCCGTCGCCTACGGCTTCGAACGCCCGGTGCTGCTGGGCGAGACCTTCGCCGACGCGATCGGATTCGGGCCCCGCACGCCCCGGGGCGGTGAGGTCCGCGCCGGGGCCACCGCGGCACGCGCCGACGCCTTCATCCGGACCATGCCCGAGGGCTACGGCACCCGGCTCACCGGTGCGCCGCTGTCCGGCGGCGAGTACCAGCGCATCGGCCTGGCACGCGCCTTCGTCCAGTCCGCACCCTCCGGCCGCCTGCTGGTGCTGGACGACGTGACGGCCAGCCTCGACACCGTCACCGAGCACCACATCAGCCAGGCCCTGACCGGCACCGGGCCGCTCGCCGGCCGGTCCCGACTCGTCGTGACCCACCGCGCCTCCACCGCGGCCGACGCGGAGGTCGTGGTCTGGCTCGACGCGGGGCGGGTGCGGGGGGTGGGCACGCATCGGGAACTGTGGATGGAGGAGGGGTACCGGGCGGTGTTCCGGCCGGAGCCGGGGGGTGACGGGGAGGCGGGCCCGGAGCCGGCTCGGCACCGGGACGTACATCCGAAACCGGCACCGGCACCGGATCGCGACGCAGGCGTGTGGGACGGAGGCGTGTGGTGA
- a CDS encoding ATP-binding cassette domain-containing protein, with protein sequence MAGPAGSSSGAAPGTEGSAATGESAATGTPAASRPRATDGRTGSASLAHASLGPAPTLVPFPAPGDGRVELHGVTFGYAPSAEPVVRDLDLSLPSGTHLAVVGPSGAGKSTLAALIAGMLDPQAGQVHLGGVPVRSLDVGRLSRSRVLIPQEAYVVADTLRENLAYLHPAATPPDLDAAVHAIGATALVERLGGYDAPVNPTLLSAGERQLIALVRALLPPAPLVLLDEATCHLDPAAEAVAERAFACRRSTLIVCAHRISSALRADLVLVMDGPRCRLGTHDQLLADCALYRDLIGHWDQMATDVRR encoded by the coding sequence ATGGCGGGGCCTGCGGGGTCGTCGTCGGGGGCAGCTCCGGGGACCGAGGGGTCAGCCGCGACCGGGGAGTCAGCCGCGACCGGTACCCCGGCTGCGTCCCGGCCCCGAGCCACCGACGGCAGAACAGGCAGCGCCTCACTCGCTCACGCCTCACTCGGCCCCGCCCCCACTCTCGTCCCCTTCCCCGCCCCCGGAGACGGCCGTGTCGAACTGCACGGCGTCACCTTCGGCTATGCCCCCTCCGCCGAACCGGTCGTCCGGGATCTCGATCTGTCCCTCCCCTCGGGCACCCACCTGGCGGTCGTCGGCCCCAGTGGCGCGGGCAAGTCCACGCTCGCCGCGCTCATCGCCGGGATGCTCGACCCGCAGGCCGGCCAGGTACACCTGGGCGGCGTCCCGGTCCGCTCCCTGGACGTCGGCCGACTCTCCCGGTCCCGCGTGCTGATCCCGCAGGAGGCGTACGTCGTCGCCGACACCCTGCGCGAGAACCTCGCCTACCTGCACCCGGCGGCCACCCCGCCCGACCTCGACGCGGCGGTCCACGCAATCGGCGCCACCGCGCTCGTCGAACGCCTCGGCGGCTACGACGCTCCGGTGAATCCGACCCTGCTGTCCGCCGGGGAGCGCCAGCTGATCGCCCTTGTCCGCGCCCTGCTTCCGCCCGCCCCGCTGGTCCTGCTGGACGAGGCCACCTGCCACCTCGACCCCGCCGCCGAGGCAGTCGCCGAAAGGGCCTTCGCCTGCCGCCGGTCCACCCTGATCGTCTGCGCCCACCGGATCAGCTCCGCCCTGCGCGCCGACCTCGTCCTCGTCATGGACGGGCCGCGTTGCCGCCTGGGCACCCACGACCAACTGCTGGCCGACTGTGCCCTGTACCGCGACCTGATCGGCCACTGGGACCAGATGGCGACAGACGTCCGACGCTGA
- a CDS encoding response regulator transcription factor, with product MIRVLLVEEADLVRGALAALLTREKDIEVVPASPEHSQTVVQALSYRPDVVVIDIDGEEDHALGTSLELATRLPECRTLLVVGSATPEYLRRALARRVAGLIGRNSPCDTLPQGVRKVAAGERFIDPALALLALSSAENPLTGRELEVLRLAADGTPTREIADRLSLSVGTVRNHLNAVSRKAGARNRIDAIRIARESGWL from the coding sequence TTGATCCGTGTGCTTCTCGTCGAGGAGGCTGACCTGGTGCGCGGGGCACTCGCCGCCCTGCTCACCCGTGAGAAGGACATCGAGGTGGTCCCGGCGTCGCCGGAGCACAGCCAGACGGTCGTTCAGGCGTTGTCGTACCGGCCCGACGTGGTCGTCATCGACATCGACGGCGAGGAGGACCACGCCCTCGGTACCTCCCTGGAGCTGGCCACGCGGCTGCCGGAGTGCCGCACCCTGCTGGTGGTCGGGTCGGCGACCCCCGAGTACCTGCGGCGGGCGCTGGCGCGCCGCGTCGCGGGCCTCATCGGCCGGAACAGCCCCTGCGACACCCTGCCCCAAGGGGTCCGCAAGGTGGCGGCGGGCGAACGGTTCATCGACCCCGCACTCGCGCTGCTGGCGCTCTCCTCGGCGGAGAACCCGCTGACCGGGAGGGAGCTCGAGGTGCTGCGGCTGGCGGCGGACGGCACGCCCACGCGGGAGATCGCCGACCGGCTGTCCCTGTCGGTGGGAACGGTCCGCAATCACCTGAACGCGGTCTCCAGGAAGGCCGGCGCACGCAACCGCATCGACGCGATCCGGATCGCCCGGGAGTCGGGCTGGCTGTAG
- a CDS encoding GntR family transcriptional regulator, with translation MLSTTGLPQGAVPKLERPGPLRDRVFEALLELIITRALQPGQHMVESELAGHLGVSRQPVREALQRLNTEGWVDLRPAQGAFVHEPTEEEADQLLTVRTLLEAEAARLAAANAGAAAVSVLEEMCAEGERAVAADDVDAAVAMNARLHAKIMELAGNAVLAELAAQVDRRVRWYYTPVARQRGTQSWIEHRELIAAIADRDEQRATAVMRAHTEHTRKMYHEREK, from the coding sequence ATGTTGTCGACGACAGGACTGCCGCAGGGTGCGGTGCCCAAGCTCGAACGCCCCGGCCCACTGCGCGACCGTGTCTTTGAGGCGCTGCTCGAACTCATCATCACGCGCGCCCTGCAGCCCGGTCAGCACATGGTCGAGAGCGAACTCGCCGGCCATCTCGGCGTCTCGCGGCAGCCGGTGCGCGAGGCGCTGCAGCGGCTGAACACCGAGGGGTGGGTCGATCTGCGGCCCGCCCAGGGGGCGTTCGTGCACGAGCCCACCGAGGAGGAGGCCGACCAACTCCTCACCGTGCGCACGTTGTTGGAAGCCGAGGCCGCCCGACTCGCCGCGGCCAACGCGGGTGCCGCCGCCGTCTCCGTGCTCGAGGAGATGTGCGCGGAGGGCGAGCGCGCGGTGGCCGCCGATGACGTGGACGCCGCGGTCGCGATGAACGCCCGGCTCCACGCGAAGATCATGGAACTCGCGGGCAACGCGGTTCTCGCGGAGCTGGCCGCGCAGGTCGACCGCCGTGTCCGCTGGTACTACACACCGGTCGCCCGGCAGCGGGGCACCCAGTCCTGGATCGAGCACCGTGAGCTGATCGCGGCCATCGCGGACCGCGACGAGCAGCGCGCCACGGCGGTCATGCGGGCCCACACGGAACACACGCGGAAGATGTACCACGAGCGGGAGAAGTAG
- a CDS encoding 2-dehydropantoate 2-reductase, with product MKVAVLGAGAIGAYVGAALHRAGADVHLIARGPHLAAMRRHGVQVISPRGDFTAHAHATDNPADIGPVDYVLLGLKANSYAACGPLIEPLLHDTTAVIAAQNGIPWWYFHQHGGPHDGHRVESVDPAGAVSAVLAPQRAIGCVVYAATELDGPGVVRHLEGTRFSIGEPDRSISPRCQAFSQAMQAGGLKCPVEPDLRNDIWLKLLGNISFNPISALARATMRQMCHHGGTRKVIETMMGETLTVAEALGCQIGISIERRLAGAERVGDHRTSTLQDLERGKPLELDVLLAAVVELADITGIDVPTLRTVHAISDLLALRTAA from the coding sequence GTGAAAGTCGCAGTCCTCGGCGCCGGAGCCATCGGCGCCTACGTCGGCGCCGCCCTGCACCGCGCAGGCGCCGACGTCCACCTCATCGCCCGTGGACCCCATTTGGCGGCCATGAGGCGCCACGGCGTGCAAGTCATCAGCCCCCGCGGCGACTTCACCGCCCACGCCCACGCCACCGACAACCCGGCCGACATCGGCCCCGTCGACTACGTCCTCCTCGGACTCAAAGCAAACTCGTACGCGGCGTGCGGACCGCTCATCGAACCCCTGCTCCACGACACCACGGCAGTGATCGCCGCGCAGAACGGCATCCCCTGGTGGTACTTCCACCAGCACGGCGGACCACACGACGGCCACCGCGTCGAGAGCGTCGACCCCGCCGGCGCGGTCAGCGCGGTACTCGCCCCGCAGCGCGCCATCGGGTGCGTGGTCTACGCCGCGACGGAGTTGGACGGTCCGGGTGTGGTGCGGCACCTGGAAGGCACCCGGTTCTCCATCGGCGAACCCGACCGGTCGATCTCACCGCGCTGTCAGGCCTTCAGCCAGGCCATGCAGGCCGGCGGCCTGAAATGCCCGGTCGAGCCGGACCTGCGCAACGACATCTGGCTCAAACTCCTGGGCAACATCAGCTTCAACCCCATCAGCGCCCTCGCCCGCGCCACCATGCGCCAGATGTGTCACCACGGCGGCACCCGCAAAGTCATCGAAACCATGATGGGCGAGACCCTCACCGTCGCCGAAGCATTGGGCTGCCAGATCGGCATCTCGATCGAACGCCGCCTTGCCGGCGCCGAACGCGTCGGCGACCACCGCACCTCCACCCTCCAGGACCTCGAGCGCGGCAAACCCCTCGAACTCGACGTCCTCCTCGCCGCCGTCGTCGAACTCGCCGACATCACCGGCATCGACGTCCCCACCCTCCGCACCGTCCACGCCATCAGCGACCTCCTCGCACTCCGGACCGCCGCATGA
- a CDS encoding PAS domain S-box protein: protein MEDLNPQVVLGMAAQAPDGIVIIDSEGLIRYWNQGAERIFGFSAGEVDGRSLDVIIPERHRKRHWDGFQEAMDRGSTKYGEADLLNVPALAADGRKLSIEFSVVLLPSPDGSTYVGAVIRDVTARRDRERELMRRRAEATV, encoded by the coding sequence ATGGAAGATCTGAATCCCCAGGTGGTGCTGGGAATGGCCGCCCAGGCGCCCGACGGCATAGTGATCATCGACAGCGAAGGACTGATCCGCTATTGGAACCAGGGTGCGGAGCGCATCTTCGGGTTCTCGGCGGGCGAGGTAGACGGTCGCAGTCTGGACGTCATCATCCCCGAGAGGCACAGGAAGCGGCACTGGGACGGTTTCCAGGAGGCCATGGACCGGGGGTCCACCAAGTACGGCGAGGCGGACCTGCTGAACGTTCCCGCGCTGGCGGCGGACGGCCGCAAGCTGTCCATCGAGTTCAGCGTGGTGCTGCTGCCGTCCCCCGACGGCAGCACGTATGTCGGGGCGGTCATCCGGGACGTCACCGCGCGGCGCGATCGGGAGCGGGAGCTGATGCGGCGGCGGGCCGAAGCGACGGTCTGA
- the frc gene encoding formyl-CoA transferase, with translation MSEKPLAGIKVIDFTGVQAGPACTQMLAWFGADVLKVERPNGGDVTRKQLRDIEDLDALYFTMLNSNKRSLAINTKTAEGKEVLEKLITEADVLVENFAPGALDRMGFSWERLQELNPRLIFGSVKGFNDQSSWNDLKVYENVAQCAGGAASTTGFWDGPPTISGAAIGDTNTGMHLAIGILTAIIDRGKTGKGQKVSVSMQDAVLNLCRVKLRDQQRLERVGHLEEYPQYPNGEFTDVVPRGGNAGGGGQPGWVLKCKGWETDPNAYIYFTIQEQNWKRTAEAIGHPEWAEDPEYATARARQNHIFEIFEEIEKWLADKTNYEAVDILREWEVPCAPVMSMKEIAYDEDLRKSGTVVEVEQKGRGTYLTVGSPVKFSSFKPEVVGAPLLGEHSSEVLVELGYDEETIGRLKESGVIV, from the coding sequence ATGAGTGAAAAGCCGCTCGCCGGAATCAAGGTGATCGACTTCACCGGGGTCCAGGCCGGTCCCGCCTGCACGCAGATGCTCGCCTGGTTCGGCGCCGACGTCCTGAAGGTGGAGCGCCCCAACGGCGGCGACGTCACCCGCAAGCAGCTGCGGGACATCGAGGACCTCGACGCGCTGTACTTCACGATGCTCAACAGCAACAAGCGCTCCCTCGCCATCAACACCAAGACCGCCGAGGGCAAGGAGGTCCTGGAGAAGCTCATCACGGAGGCCGACGTCCTGGTGGAGAACTTCGCCCCGGGCGCCCTGGACCGCATGGGCTTCTCCTGGGAGCGCCTCCAGGAGCTCAACCCGCGCCTGATCTTCGGCTCGGTCAAGGGCTTCAACGACCAGTCGTCCTGGAACGACCTCAAGGTCTACGAGAACGTCGCCCAGTGCGCGGGCGGCGCCGCCTCCACCACCGGCTTCTGGGACGGCCCGCCGACCATCTCCGGCGCGGCCATCGGTGACACCAACACCGGTATGCACCTGGCGATCGGCATCCTCACCGCGATCATCGACCGGGGCAAGACCGGCAAGGGCCAGAAGGTGTCCGTCTCCATGCAGGACGCCGTGCTCAACCTCTGCCGCGTCAAGCTGCGCGACCAGCAGCGCCTGGAGCGGGTCGGCCACCTGGAGGAGTACCCGCAGTACCCGAACGGCGAGTTCACCGACGTGGTGCCGCGCGGCGGCAACGCGGGCGGCGGCGGCCAGCCCGGCTGGGTGCTCAAGTGCAAGGGCTGGGAGACCGACCCGAACGCCTACATCTACTTCACCATCCAGGAGCAGAACTGGAAGCGCACCGCCGAGGCGATCGGACACCCCGAGTGGGCCGAGGACCCGGAGTACGCGACCGCGCGCGCCCGCCAGAACCACATCTTCGAGATCTTCGAGGAGATCGAGAAGTGGCTCGCGGACAAGACCAATTACGAGGCGGTCGACATCCTGCGTGAGTGGGAGGTGCCCTGCGCCCCGGTGATGAGCATGAAGGAGATCGCCTACGACGAGGACCTGCGCAAGAGCGGCACCGTCGTCGAGGTCGAGCAGAAGGGCCGGGGCACGTACCTGACCGTCGGCAGCCCGGTGAAGTTCTCCTCCTTCAAGCCGGAGGTCGTCGGCGCCCCGCTGTTGGGCGAGCACAGCTCCGAGGTCCTGGTCGAACTGGGCTACGACGAGGAGACCATCGGCCGGCTGAAGGAGAGCGGCGTCATCGTCTGA
- a CDS encoding sugar phosphate isomerase/epimerase encodes MSRFSQTDPELTHRLTRRGMLGVAAGTTAAALLGAAAAPATAAPGTASTTGTAPRGAGRGRPVLPPGRLGIQLYSLRDKVSTLGFAPVFAELEKYGYDEVEFAGYTQGSAGPITLAQLKRLARNHGLNPIGSHVGYYSNDPGAYTFAQNLTKVLDDAQALGLKHIGTASGPFRYGSTVDAWKRAAEEFNTYGAAAKARGMKFYQHNHSEEFSFATDNPKVRLYDVLLAETDPDLVFLEMDIFWAYSGQFRFSQRPDGSPAPFEPLDYVLDQPHRYPLFHVKDGVSDPANTYGYRMTDVGDGDIDYQRFISAVTRLRGERFAHHWQAEHDQPTESFTFARRSSEHLHSLREKC; translated from the coding sequence GCTGCCGCCCTGCTGGGAGCCGCCGCAGCCCCGGCGACTGCCGCCCCCGGCACCGCGTCCACCACCGGCACGGCCCCCCGCGGCGCCGGCCGCGGCCGTCCCGTCCTGCCCCCCGGCCGGCTCGGCATCCAGCTCTACAGCCTGCGCGACAAGGTCTCCACGCTCGGCTTCGCCCCGGTCTTCGCCGAGTTGGAGAAGTACGGCTACGACGAGGTCGAGTTCGCCGGATACACCCAGGGCTCGGCCGGCCCGATCACCCTCGCCCAGCTCAAGCGGCTGGCCCGGAACCACGGCCTGAACCCGATCGGCAGCCACGTCGGCTACTACTCCAACGACCCGGGCGCCTATACCTTCGCCCAGAACCTCACCAAGGTCCTCGACGACGCCCAGGCGCTCGGCCTGAAGCACATAGGCACCGCCTCCGGCCCGTTCCGCTACGGCTCCACCGTCGACGCTTGGAAGCGCGCCGCCGAGGAGTTCAACACCTACGGCGCAGCGGCGAAGGCACGCGGCATGAAGTTCTACCAGCACAACCACTCCGAGGAGTTCTCCTTCGCCACCGACAACCCCAAGGTCCGCCTCTACGACGTGCTGCTCGCCGAGACCGACCCCGACCTGGTGTTCCTGGAGATGGACATCTTCTGGGCGTACTCGGGCCAGTTCCGCTTCTCGCAGCGCCCCGACGGCTCACCCGCGCCGTTCGAGCCCCTCGACTACGTCCTCGACCAGCCCCACCGCTACCCGCTCTTCCACGTGAAGGACGGCGTCAGCGACCCCGCGAACACCTACGGCTACCGCATGACCGACGTCGGCGACGGCGACATCGACTACCAGCGGTTCATCTCTGCCGTGACCCGGCTGCGTGGTGAGCGGTTCGCCCACCACTGGCAGGCCGAGCACGACCAGCCGACCGAGTCCTTCACCTTCGCGCGCCGCTCCAGCGAGCACCTCCACTCGCTGCGCGAGAAGTGCTGA